A DNA window from Equus quagga isolate Etosha38 chromosome 21, UCLA_HA_Equagga_1.0, whole genome shotgun sequence contains the following coding sequences:
- the LOC124231541 gene encoding protein downstream neighbor of Son-like has product MAKRGSGRGLHTGALDRVLPSHLAPGDLTTAKDPAGEPGRRLPHSGRLAAAGGGGPGGAQPGRGLESGLRRTRPAPGGGAPGAGPSRPEPAPRRAALEAGLPLRPFPAAAAGRGGGPAAAPRNPFARLDNRPRAAAEPPEEPARGQQEAPGPLLGANQENDLPREEKFPEGTAAPESLQTPHVSSSESDILSSGSTELPVDWSIKTRLLFTSSQPFTWADHLKAQEEAQGVVQHCRATEVTLPPSIQDPKLCTELRCAFQQSLVYWLHPAFPWLPLFPRIGADRKMAGKASPWSADEALQDILMSDWSVSFTSLYNLLKTKLCPYFYVCTYQFTILFRAAGLAGNDVITALISPTTRGLREAMKNEGIEFSLPLIKENGQEKKASRTSLGHEEEQAMSDEDEEESFSWLEEMGVQDKIKKPDILSIRLRKEKHEVQMDHRPESVVLVKGTNTFTLLNFLINCKSLIATSGPQAGLPPTLLSPIAFRGATMQMLKARSVNVKTQALSGYKDQFSLEITGPVMPHSLHSVTMLLKSSQSGSFSAGLYTHEPTAVFNICPPVTEVQDKETVHEELANCGLHPKTLDQLSQTPVLGKSSLRHVKMSDYIYNWRS; this is encoded by the exons ATGGCGAAGCGCGGCAGCGGG AGGGGACTGCACACCGGTGCCCTTGACCGCGTGCTTCCCAGCCACTTAGCACCCGGCGACCTGACCACGGCCAAGGACCCGGCCGGAGAGCCAGGGCGGCGCCTCCCGCACTCGGGCCGGCTGGCGGCGGCTGGCGGCGGCGGCCCTGGAGGAGCACAGCCGGGGCGGGGCCTCGAGAGCGGCCTGCGGCGCACGCGCCCCGCGCCTGGGGGCggggcgccgggggcggggccg TCGCGGCCCGAGCCGGCGCCCCGCCGCGCCGCCCTGGAGGCCGGGTTGCCCCTCCGCCCCttcccggcggcggcggcgggcagAGGCGGCGGCCCGGCCGCGGCCCCCAGGAACCCCTTCGCCCGCCTGGACAACCGGCCGCGGGCCGCCGCCGAGCCCCCCGAGGAACCGGCCCGCGGCCAGCAGGAGGCGCCGGGCCCG CTTTTAGGTGCTAATCAAGAGAATGACTTGCCGAGGGAAGAGAAGTTTCCTGAAGGAACAGCCGCTCCTGAATCGCTGCAG acTCCACACGTATCATCCTCCGAGTCTGATATCCTGTCCTCAGGAAGTACTGAGTTACCTGTGGACTGGAGCATTAAAACTCGCCTCCTTTTCACCTCTTCTCAGCCCTTTACCTGGGCGGACCACTTGAAGGCCCAGGAAGAGGCTCAGGGTGTCGTCCAGCATTGCAGAGCGACAGAAGTTACTTTGCCTCCAAGTATACAG GATCCCAAACTCTGCACTGAGCTCCGCTGTGCCTTCCAGCAGAGCCTTGTCTATTGGCTCCACCCTGCCTTTCCGTGGCTGCCGCTCTTCCCTCGTATCGGAGCAGACAGAAAAATGGCTGGAAAGGCAAGCCCTTGGTCAGCTGATGAAGCCCTGCAAGACATTTTAATGAGTGACTG GTCTGTGAGCTTCACTTCTCTATATAATCTGCTGAAGACAAAACTTTGCCCCTATTTTTATGTTTGTACCTATCAGTTTACTATCCTGTTCCGTGCAGCAGGATTAGCAGGAAATGATGTAATCACAGCTCTCATATCTCCTACAACTAGAGGTTTAAGAGAAGCTATGAAAAATGAAg GTATTGAATTTTCTCTgcctttaataaaagaaaatggccAGGAGAAGAAAGCATCCAGAACAAGCTTGGGACATGAGGA GGAGCAAGCAATGAGTgatgaggatgaagaagaaagTTTCTCTTGGCTGGAAGAGATGGGTGtgcaagataaaattaaaaaaccagaTATACTCTCCATCAGGCT GCgtaaagaaaaacatgaagtaCAAATGGACCACAGGCCTGAGTCTGTTGTGCTGGTGAAGGGAACGAACACCTTTACGTTGCTAAATTTTCTGATTAACTGTAAGAGTTTAATTGCTACCTCAGGTCCACAGGCAGGACTTCCACCGACCCTCTTATCCCCCATAGCTTTCCGAGGTGCCACAATGCAAATGCTtaag GCACGAAGTGTAAATGTGAAGACACAAGCTCTTTCCGGATACAAAGATCAATTTAGTTTGGAGATTACAGGTCCTGTCATGCCTCATTCTCTACATTCTGTGACCATGCTACTCAAATCTTCACAGAGTGGGTCGTTTTCTGCAGGACTGTATACACACGAGCCAACTGCTGTATTTAATATCTGCCCACCAGTGACAGAAGTACAAGATAAG GAGACCGTTCATGAGGAGCTTGCTAACTGTGGGTTGCACCCTAAGACTCTGGACCAACTTAGTCAAACACCAGTGCTGGGGAAATCATCTTTACGGCATGTGAAAATGAGTGACTACATTTATAATTGGAGATCCTGA